The Musa acuminata AAA Group cultivar baxijiao chromosome BXJ2-2, Cavendish_Baxijiao_AAA, whole genome shotgun sequence genome has a segment encoding these proteins:
- the LOC135604910 gene encoding L-ascorbate oxidase homolog, with protein sequence MSGAVFIALCLVLGLSGVRAEDPYLFFTWNVTYGTIAPLGVPQQGILINGQFPGPNINSTTNNNIVINVFNNLDQPFLLSWNGIQQRKNSWQDGLAGTNCPIQPGKNFTYHFQVKDQIGSFFYFPSLGMHKAAGGFGGLRINSRLLIPVPFDPPADDYTVLIGDWYAKDHKALAGILDAGRSIGLPDGVIINGKTGKDRTGKDGKPLFVMESGKVYRYRICNTGIRASLNFRIQGHSMELVEIDGSHTMQNLYDSLDVHVGQCYSVLVTANQAPGDYYLVASTRFMKKELSATGIVRYAGSKVPPSAVLPKAPTGWAWSFNQWRSFRWNLTASAARPNPQGSFHYGSINITRTIKFANSRAVVGGKSRFALNGVSHVDVDTPLKHLEYFGVADKFFKYNLTGDEPREGSGPVNLAPNVITVEFRTFVEVIFENPEKGPQFYHLDGYSFFAVGMGPGKWKPESRKRYNLLDAVSRHAIQVYPKSWTAIMLTFDNAGMWNLRSELWERRYLGQQLYISVQSPARSLRDEYSLPDTVLLCGAVASLPKPPPYT encoded by the exons atgtCGGGTGCCGTGTTCATCGCCCTGTGCTTGGTGTTGGGCCTCTCCGGCGTCCGCGCCGAGGACCCTTACCTCTTCTTCACGTGGAACGTGACCTACGGCACCATCGCCCCCTTGGGCGTCCCTCAGCAGGGCATCCTCATCAATGGCCAGTTTCCCGGCCCCAACATCAACTCCACCACCAACAACAACATCGTCATCAACGTCTTCAACAACCTCGATCAGCCCTTCCTTCTCTCTTG GAACGGGATTCAGCAGAGGAAGAACTCGTGGCAAGACGGTCTGGCCGGCACCAACTGCCCCATCCAGCCCGGCAAGAACTTTACTTACCACTTCCAGGTGAAGGACCAGATCGGCAGTTTCTTCTACTTCCCGTCGTTGGGCATGCACAAGGCTGCCGGTGGCTTCGGTGGCCTCCGGATCAACAGTCGCCTCCTCATCCCGGTGCCATTCGACCCCCCAGCCGATGATTACACCGTCCTCATCGGCGACTGGTATGCCAAGGACCACAAGGCTCTCGCCGGGATCCTCGACGCGGGCCGCAGCATCGGCCTCCCCGACGGCGTCATCATTAACGGCAAGACCGGCAAGGACAGAACCGGCAAAGACGGCAAGCCGCTGTTCGTAATGGAGTCCGGGAAGGTCTACCGCTACCGCATCTGCAACACCGGGATCAGGGCCTCCCTCAACTTCCGCATCCAGGGCCACTCCatggagctggtggagatcgacgGGTCGCACACCATGCAGAACTTGTACGACTCCCTCGACGTCCACGTTGGGCAGTGCTACTCCGTCCTCGTCACCGCCAACCAGGCCCCCGGCGACTACTACCTGGTGGCGTCCACCCGGTTCATGAAGAAGGAGCTCTCCGCCACTGGCATCGTCCGCTACGCTGGCTCCAAGGTCCCGCCGTCGGCAGTCCTCCCCAAGGCACCCACGGGCTGGGCCTGGTCGTTTAACCAGTGGCGCTCCTTCCGATGGAACCTCACCGCCAGCGCCGCCCGGCCGAACCCCCAGGGCTCCTTTCATTACGGCAGCATCAACATCACCCGCACCATCAAGTTCGCCAACTCGCGCGCCGTCGTCGGCGGCAAGAGCCGGTTCGCGCTCAATGGCGTCTCGCACGTGGACGTCGACACCCCGCTCAAGCACCTGGAATACTTCGGCGTCGCTGACAAGTTCTTCAAGTACAACCTCACCGGCGACGAGCCGCGGGAGGGCAGCGGTCCGGTCAACCTGGCCCCCAACGTCATCACGGTGGAGTTCAGGACCTTCGTGGAGGTCATCTTCGAGAACCCTGAGAAGGGGCCGCAGTTCTACCACTTGGATGGCTATTCCTTCTTCGCCGTCGG AATGGGGCCAGGGAAGTGGAAGCCGGAGAGTAGGAAGCGGTACAACCTCCTCGACGCGGTGAGCAGGCACGCGATTCAGGTGTACCCCAAGTCATGGACGGCGATCATGCTGACGTTCGACAACGCCGGGATGTGGAACCTGAGGTCGGAGCTGTGGGAGAGGCGTTACCTGGGCCAGCAGCTCTACATCAGCGTGCAGTCACCGGCGCGGTCGCTCAGGGACGAGTACAGCCTGCCGGACACGGTTTTGCTCTGCGGGGCGGTCGCCAGCCTCCCCAAGCCGCCTCCTTACACTTAA